AAAGCCGCCCGTCGCCACCGGACCCCAGCGGCGCGGCGTCACGCGGATCAGACACTTGCCCTGCTTGGTCATCGCCTCGCGGTACTCGTCCCAATCGGGGTGCTCCCCGGCGATCGCGCGGTAGTAGTCGACCAGCGGTTCCACCGCGTCGGGTCCCTCGATCGACTCGGCGTCACCGTCGACCTGCACGTAGGCGTCGTTGAACTGGTCGGTGAGCACGACCACGCTGGCCTTCGGGGTGCGCCGGATGTTGGCGCTCTTGGCGCGTTGGGGATAACTCGATATCACCAGCCGGCCCTCGTCGTCGACGCCGCCGGTCACCGGCGAGGTCTGCGGCGATCCGTCCGCGCGAAAGGTGGTCAGCACCATGTGGTGCCGGGGGCGGACGAACTCGAGCAGC
The sequence above is a segment of the Candidatus Mycobacterium wuenschmannii genome. Coding sequences within it:
- a CDS encoding PPOX class F420-dependent oxidoreductase, with translation MSPKFATADTVGRAELLEFVRPRHHMVLTTFRADGSPQTSPVTGGVDDEGRLVISSYPQRAKSANIRRTPKASVVVLTDQFNDAYVQVDGDAESIEGPDAVEPLVDYYRAIAGEHPDWDEYREAMTKQGKCLIRVTPRRWGPVATGGFPPH